The genomic segment CGCTCTGCATCGCGCTGCCGCAGGTACCGGCGCCGCCGAGGCTGAGGTTGATGACCTCGGCCGGATTCGCGTTCGCGGGCACGCCGCTGACGGTGCCGCCCGACGCCCAGATCACCGCATCGGCGATGTCGGAGTCGTAACCGCCGCCGCGACCGAGCACGCGCACCGGCACGACCTTCGAATCGGGCGCGGTGCCCGCGACCCCGACGCCGTTGTTGGTGACCGCCGCAACCGTGCCGGCCACGTGCGTGCCGTGCCAGCTCGACGCGCGACCGTTGTAGAAGTCGCCCGGATCACTGGGATCCGCATCGCGCCCGCCGCCGTCACCCGACACCGCGGTATCGATGATGAAGTCGTAGCCGGGAAGAATGTTCGCGTTGAGATCGCTGTGATTGGTGATGCCGGTATCGAGCACCGCGACGACAGCGCCCGCACCCTTGGTGGTGTCCCAGGCGGTGGTCGCGCGGATGCCGCCTGCGCCGGTGCCGAAGCCGTACTGGCTGCTGAAGCGCGGATCGTTCGGGGTCCAGAACACCTGGTTGAGCTTGTCGACTTCGACGAATTCTACGTTCGGGTCGGCGGCGATCTGCCGCATCAGCGATTCGGCGTCCGCGCGGTCGAGCTTGCGGCTGGTGCGCACGACGTCGGCGCCCAGCGTCATGCGCCGGACGTGTTCGAGGCGCAGCTGCTTGCCGCCGCCACTGACCGCGATCCGGCTGGCGGATGCGCGCAGCGCGGTGTCGATCGCGGCCGGGTCGGCCTGGAGCGCCGAGCCGTCGCGGTATTTGACGATGAAGCGGTCGTGGGTGTCGGACGACTGCAGGCCGCCGAGGTTGAGCCGGTCCGTGGCGTTGAGCGACAGCGGCGCCAGGGCCGCGAGCGCGAGGGACGTGGCGGCGACGAGCAGACGACGGCGCGGCGCGTGATACGGGTGATTCGACATCCGATAACCCCCAAACCTGTGGGTGAGAGCCGCGCTTGGGCGGCAGATCGGGAGCCGTCGCCGCCGCCTGAACTCCGGGCAACGCCGACTCCGCAACGAATGCGGACGTGACAAAACTGACCGCAAACTGACGCTACGCGACAGTGCGACCCGTTCGCAACGCAAGAAACCGTTAAAGTTTCATGAATAATGGCGCACACCGTCACATATTGACGATGTGGGTCATGGTTTCGGGATCGAACGCACGCTGAATGGAGTGGGTCAGCGGACGACAGAGTGGATGCGCCGTGTCATCTGGATTCCATTGACACCGGATGACAGCGCGCGCGCCGGCACACCACGAACACAGAGGTTCGCAGGGCGCACTTAAAGACGTTTTCCGGGGACCGCCCTTAGCCAGAGCAATGAGGCGCGCCGCCGGCAGAAACGCGGCTGACGCGGCAGAAAGCCCGCGAATGCGTCAGAGCATGCCGGTTTCGAGGCGCGCGGCTTCCGACATCATCGAGCGGTTCCACGGCGGGTCGAACACGAGTTCCACATCGGCCTCGACGACCGTGGGAATCAGCTCCAGCTTGCTGCGCACGTCGTCGACGAGGATGTCGCCCATGCCACAGCCCGGCGCGGTCAGCGTCATCTTGACCTCGAGCCGGCGCTGGCCATCATCGGTCGGCTGCACCTCGGCCTCGTAGATCAGCCCCAGATCGACGACGTTGATCGGAATTTCGGGATCGAAGCAGGTGCGCAGCTGGTTCCAAACCATGCGCTCCACTGCGGCGTCGTCGGCGCCATCGGGCAGTTCCAGCGGCACCGGCGGCTCCTTGCCGATCGCATCGGCATCGCGGCCGGAGATCCGGAACAGGTTGCCCTCCACGAACAGCGTGTAGCTGCCACCCAGTGCCTGGGTGATGTAGCCGGCGCTGCCCGCGGGCAGGGTCACGTGTTCGCCTGCCGGCACGAGGACGGCGGCGCAATCGCGCTCGAAACGGACGGGTTCGCTGCTGCGGGAGTACATAGGACCATCAGATGGTGGCCAGGGGCGGCCACGACAAGGTCTGTCATTGTATCGCCGCGCGCCGGTATGCTGATCGGCCGTTTCCGCGATGCAGCCTTCCATGCCGCCAAGGCACCACCCCGCGGGCGCCCGGCGCTGGCCGATGGCGACCGCCCTGCTGCTGCTCGGCAGTTTCGGCATCGCTGCCGCCTGGATCCTGCTGGCCGACGCGCGTGGCACGCAGACGAGCTGGATGGCGGTCATCGCCGCGTTCGATGCGGCCTGGTTGCTGCGCCTCGCCCGTGCCCGCCCCGGCGTGTTGCGCGCGCTCGCCGGCACCGTGGCCACCGTGCTGGCGATCGTGATCGCGAACTTCGGCATCGTCGCGTCGCAGCTCGCCCGGCCGATGGGCATGCTGCCTTGGGAGTCGTTGCTCAAACTCGGCCCGCACCATGCGTACACATTGGCGACGCTCGCCAACTCGACGGTCGATCTGGCCTGGCTCGGTGCCGCGCTCGTGATCGCGGCAGTGGCGTCGCGCTGAACCGCGCGGCGGCTCAGTGGCCGCCGTCGAGGGCCTTGAGTTCCGCGACCAGCGCGCCCGCAGCTTCGGCGCCGTCGCCATAGAGCATGCGGGTGTTGTCGGCATAGAACAGCGCATTCTCGATGCCGGCGAAACCGGTGCCCTTGCCGCGCTTGATCACCACGACGTTCTTCGCCAGCACAACATCGAGGATCGGCATGCCGTAGATCGGGCTCTGCGGGTCGGTCTTCGCGACCGGATTGACCACATCGTTCGCGCCGATCACCAGCACCACGTCGGTGTTCGGGAATTCCGGATTGACGTCGTCCATGTCGACGATCAGGTCATAGGGCACGCCGGCCTCGGCCAGCAGCACGTTCATGTGCCCGGGCATGCGCCCGGCGACCGGGTGGATCGCGAAGCGCACCTTGACCCCGCGTTCGATCAGCCGCTGGCTCAGCTCCCAGAGCTTGTGCTGCGCCTGGGCCACAGCCATGCCGTAGCCGGGCACGATCACCACGCGCTCCGCATACGCCATCTGCGCGGCGACATCGGCGGCCTCGATCGGTTTCTGGCTGCCTTCGATCGCCGCCGCGGTGCCGCCGGCGCTGAAGCTCGAGAACAGCACGCTTGCGATCGAGCGGTTCATCGCCTTGGCCATCAACCGCGTCAACAGCATGCCGGCCGCGCCGACCATGGTGCCGGCGATGATCAGCGCCTCGTTGCCCAGCACATAGCCTTCGAACGCGACCGCCAGCCCGGTCAGCGCGTTGTAGAGCGAGATCACCACCGGCATGTCCGCGCCGCCGATCGGCAGCGTCATCAGCACGCCCAGCGCGAGTGCCAGCACGAAGAACACCACGATCGCCGGCACGCCCAGCGCGTGCACGATCAGGCCGCCGGCGATCAGCGCGCCGACGAACACCGCCAGATTGAAGAGCTGCTGGCCGGGG from the Luteimonas fraxinea genome contains:
- a CDS encoding S8 family peptidase, whose protein sequence is MSNHPYHAPRRRLLVAATSLALAALAPLSLNATDRLNLGGLQSSDTHDRFIVKYRDGSALQADPAAIDTALRASASRIAVSGGGKQLRLEHVRRMTLGADVVRTSRKLDRADAESLMRQIAADPNVEFVEVDKLNQVFWTPNDPRFSSQYGFGTGAGGIRATTAWDTTKGAGAVVAVLDTGITNHSDLNANILPGYDFIIDTAVSGDGGGRDADPSDPGDFYNGRASSWHGTHVAGTVAAVTNNGVGVAGTAPDSKVVPVRVLGRGGGYDSDIADAVIWASGGTVSGVPANANPAEVINLSLGGAGTCGSAMQSAINGAVNRGTTLVIAAGNSNANVSGFSPANCSNVISVASNTSTGARSSFSNYGTGITISAPGSGIVSTLNSGQTTPGSESYATYDGTSMAAPHVAGVVALIQSVSNPAKTPAQIKTLLTSTARAFPSTPSQPIGAGIVDAAAAVAAATGGTVPNPDPGTGTGGLQNGVPVTGVSGAANSTRTWTFTVPSGASNLVIAISGGSGDADLYVRRGSAPTTSTYDCRPYRTGNTESCAFATPQAGTYHVLVRGYTSFSGVTLRASHN
- the sufT gene encoding putative Fe-S cluster assembly protein SufT gives rise to the protein MYSRSSEPVRFERDCAAVLVPAGEHVTLPAGSAGYITQALGGSYTLFVEGNLFRISGRDADAIGKEPPVPLELPDGADDAAVERMVWNQLRTCFDPEIPINVVDLGLIYEAEVQPTDDGQRRLEVKMTLTAPGCGMGDILVDDVRSKLELIPTVVEADVELVFDPPWNRSMMSEAARLETGML
- a CDS encoding NAD(P)(+) transhydrogenase (Re/Si-specific) subunit beta, which gives rise to MSGLQWLVAASYFIAATLFLLGLQRMASPRTARSGIQWAGVGMVLATVATFFVPGLANIGLMLVAIALGTGLAWVSGKKVAITDMPQMVALYNGLGGGSAAAIGAVELLRWSAAGGAPARLSLVLAVLGALIGAIALSGSVIAWAKLDGRMDKRYVFPGQQLFNLAVFVGALIAGGLIVHALGVPAIVVFFVLALALGVLMTLPIGGADMPVVISLYNALTGLAVAFEGYVLGNEALIIAGTMVGAAGMLLTRLMAKAMNRSIASVLFSSFSAGGTAAAIEGSQKPIEAADVAAQMAYAERVVIVPGYGMAVAQAQHKLWELSQRLIERGVKVRFAIHPVAGRMPGHMNVLLAEAGVPYDLIVDMDDVNPEFPNTDVVLVIGANDVVNPVAKTDPQSPIYGMPILDVVLAKNVVVIKRGKGTGFAGIENALFYADNTRMLYGDGAEAAGALVAELKALDGGH